From one Rhodamnia argentea isolate NSW1041297 chromosome 1, ASM2092103v1, whole genome shotgun sequence genomic stretch:
- the LOC115740157 gene encoding probable polyol transporter 6: protein MSMEKLSDDGGEAEKLSGFNRYACACAVVASVISIIFGYDTGVMSGAMIFIKEELKINDTQVEILAGILNVCAVVGSLIAGRTSDYIGRRYTIVLASIIFLVGSVLMGYGPSYAILMTGRCTAGIGVGFALMVAPVYSAEISSATHRGFLSSLPEVCISLGILLGYVSNYFFGKLTLKLGWRMMLGVAAIPSLVLAFGILKMPESPRWLVLQGRLADAKRVLLLVCNSEQEVETRFQDIKMAAGIDVNCKEDVVEVPRNSRGEGVWKELLVRPSPSVRWILLAAVGIHFFEHATGIEAVILYSPRIFKKAGVTAKKKLLLATVGVGLTKATFIIIATFLLDKVGRRRLLLVSSGGIIIALTGLGFCLTMVEHAKEQLLWALVSSIVATYVYVAFFSIGIAPVTWVYSSEIFPLKLRARGVSIGVAVNRLMNAAVSMSFLSISKAITIGGSFFMFACVSVLALGFFYFFLPETKGKSLEEIEMLFTRKNSKAMNKGIEIQPNNA, encoded by the exons ATGAGCATGGAGAAGTTGAGCGACGATGGCGGAGAGGCCGAGAAGCTTTCCGGGTTCAACAGATATGCCTGCGCCTGCGCAGTCGTCGCCTCCGTGATCTCCATCATCTTTGGATATG ACACTGGGGTTATGAGCGGGGCCATGATCTTCATAAAAGAGGAACTCAAGATAAACGACACGCAGGTCGAAATACTCGCTGGAATCCTCAATGTTTGTGCCGTCGTGGGCTCTCTCATCGCCGGAAGAACGTCGGACTACATCGGCCGCCGCTACACCATCGTTCTCGCCTCCATCATCTTTTTAGTTGGTTCAGTCTTGATGGGCTATGGGCCATCCTACGCGATCTTGATGACGGGGCGGTGCACCGCGGGCATTGGGGTCGGCTTCGCCCTAATGGTCGCGCCCGTGTACTCTGCTGAGATCTCTTCGGCCACGCACCGAGGATTCTTAAGCTCTTTGCCGGAGGTATGCATAAGCCTAGGGATCTTGCTCGGTTATGTATCGAATTACTTTTTCGGGAAGTTGACTCTAAAGCTAGGGTGGAGGATGATGCTAGGGGTCGCGGCAATCCCTTCCCTCGTCCTAGCATTTGGGATCCTTAAGATGCCTGAATCGCCGAGGTGGTTGGTATTGCAAGGCCGGCTAGCCGACGCGAAAAGGGTCTTGCTCCTAGTTTGTAATTCAGAGCAAGAAGTGGAAACCCGATTCCAAGACATAAAAATGGCAGCCGGGATCGATGTGAATTGCAAGGAGGATGTTGTCGAGGTTCCAAGGAACTCTCGCGGCGAAGGTGTGTGGAAAGAGCTCTTGGTAAGGCCCTCGCCCTCAGTACGGTGGATCTTGCTGGCTGCTGTCGGTATTCATTTCTTCGAGCATGCAACGGGGATCGAAGCAGTCATCCTCTACAGCCCACGGATTTTCAAGAAAGCCGGAGTGACCGCCAAGAAAAAGCTTTTGCTTGCCACAGTTGGGGTTGGCCTCACAAAGGCCACATTCATAATAATAGCCACATTTTTGCTTGACAAAGTTGGCAGGAGGAGATTGCTCCTGGTGAGCTCAGGAGGGATCATCATCGCCCTAACCGGACTAGGGTTTTGCTTGACAATGGTGGAGCATGCGAAGGAACAACTATTGTGGGCTCTCGTCTCGAGCATCGTGGCGACGTATGTGTACGTGGCCTTCTTTTCGATTGGAATCGCCCCGGTCACGTGGGTTTATAGTTCAGAGATATTCCCATTGAAGCTGAGAGCTCGGGGGGTGAGCATCGGCGTCGCGGTGAATCGGCTCATGAACGCAGCCGTGTCAATGAGCTTTCTCTCGATATCGAAAGCCATAACCATCGGCGGGAGCTTCTTCATGTTTGCTTGCGTGTCCGTGCTGGCTCTGGgattcttctatttctttttgccTGAGACAAAAGGGAAGTCCTTGGAAGAAATTGAGATGCTCTTCACGAGGAAGAATAGCAAGGCCATGAATAAAGGCATAGAGATCCAGCCAAACAATGCCTAG